A genome region from Haloarcula rubripromontorii includes the following:
- a CDS encoding SRPBCC family protein, which yields MDIYERQVRVEAPLSEVWKFHATGDGLVALTPDWMNIRIEEERGPDGEPNPEELTAGSVVVSSIKPFGVPPRQRWVSDIVAREEGEDEAMFRDVMAEGPFPHWEHTHTFRALSDRETLVHDHVEFELPGGPLGRALGPFGCLGMEPMFRYRHQQTKELLEG from the coding sequence ATGGACATTTACGAGCGGCAGGTTCGCGTCGAAGCTCCGCTGTCAGAAGTCTGGAAGTTCCACGCGACAGGCGACGGGCTGGTCGCGCTGACCCCCGACTGGATGAACATCCGCATCGAGGAGGAGCGGGGACCAGATGGCGAGCCAAACCCTGAAGAACTGACCGCCGGGTCGGTCGTCGTCTCCTCGATCAAGCCGTTCGGCGTGCCGCCGCGCCAGCGCTGGGTCTCGGATATCGTCGCCCGGGAAGAAGGTGAGGACGAGGCGATGTTCCGCGACGTGATGGCGGAGGGACCGTTTCCCCACTGGGAACACACGCACACGTTCCGGGCGTTGAGCGACAGGGAAACGCTCGTTCACGACCACGTCGAGTTCGAACTGCCCGGCGGACCGCTCGGCCGGGCGCTTGGCCCCTTTGGCTGTCTCGGGATGGAGCCGATGTTCCGATATCGCCATCAGCAGACGAAGGAACTGCTCGAAGGGTAA
- a CDS encoding DMT family transporter, with translation MTEPRIDPRIGLVVAVLAVSTSAILVRWSDAAASVAAFYRVLLTTVLLAPLALGRHRSAFGRLARRDVLAAAATGVALAVHFAAWFESLAWTSVAASVTLVQCQPLFVAVGAWALLDERVTRGTTAGILVAIGGIIVMSVGELLGSGTIGPRPLYGNALALVGGVMAAGYVLAGRSLRQRFPLVPYVTVVYSVAAVSLLVFVVASGHPVTGYPPREWALFLAMAVGPGVFGHTVLNWALAHVESSMVSVSLLGEPVGSALLALLLLAEIPGPSTVAGGAVVLAGIGVVARSRAVGAPSTD, from the coding sequence GTGACCGAGCCGCGAATCGACCCGCGAATCGGGCTGGTCGTCGCCGTTCTCGCGGTCAGTACGAGTGCGATTCTCGTCCGGTGGAGCGATGCCGCGGCGTCGGTGGCGGCGTTCTACCGTGTCCTGTTGACGACCGTACTGCTAGCCCCGCTGGCGCTGGGTCGGCACCGGTCGGCATTCGGTCGGCTCGCTCGACGGGACGTACTGGCGGCTGCGGCGACTGGCGTGGCACTCGCAGTGCACTTCGCCGCGTGGTTCGAGAGTCTGGCGTGGACCAGCGTCGCGGCGTCGGTCACGCTGGTCCAGTGCCAGCCGCTGTTCGTCGCCGTCGGCGCGTGGGCGCTGCTGGATGAGCGCGTCACGCGCGGAACGACGGCGGGCATTCTGGTCGCTATCGGCGGTATCATCGTGATGTCTGTCGGTGAACTTCTCGGGAGCGGGACCATCGGCCCGCGTCCGCTGTACGGCAACGCCCTGGCTCTCGTCGGTGGCGTTATGGCCGCTGGGTACGTTCTCGCCGGGCGCTCGCTCCGCCAGCGGTTCCCCCTTGTCCCGTACGTGACCGTCGTCTACAGCGTCGCGGCGGTATCCCTCCTCGTCTTCGTCGTCGCGTCGGGCCACCCCGTGACCGGCTACCCGCCACGGGAGTGGGCGCTGTTTCTCGCGATGGCTGTCGGCCCCGGCGTGTTCGGCCACACCGTCCTCAACTGGGCGCTGGCACACGTCGAATCGAGCATGGTCAGCGTCTCACTGCTCGGCGAACCGGTCGGGAGCGCGCTGCTGGCGTTGCTGTTGCTCGCAGAGATACCCGGTCCGTCGACCGTCGCCGGTGGGGCCGTCGTACTCGCCGGCATCGGCGTCGTCGCCAGAAGCCGAGCCGTCGGGGCACCGTCCACAGACTGA
- a CDS encoding RIO1 family regulatory kinase/ATPase domain-containing protein, with translation MAFRRFLRGTVPWEQLEGVVQAVIQRYDEPAAHVTFLEADNWLSTPLVVNDQWFVKVITGQNSLVHTLLTAGRNIGAFSSGTEGFFEHFGTPYEMAEHELAATQRMREIGVNAPEPIEAFEYDGMGVLVLEYIPDFEPLDDLPAETVEQHSPTVFEFLHRMHEDGLAHGDFRCENVLVAHDDLYFIDATSVREAAISDARAYDLACALGALEPLVGAPTAVSAAARHYDTSELLAAEEFLDFVNIRPDHDFAAAEIRGAVEKRA, from the coding sequence ATGGCGTTCCGGCGATTCCTCCGCGGGACGGTCCCCTGGGAGCAACTCGAAGGCGTGGTGCAGGCGGTAATCCAACGGTACGACGAGCCCGCGGCCCACGTGACGTTTCTGGAGGCGGATAACTGGCTCTCGACGCCGCTTGTCGTCAACGACCAGTGGTTCGTGAAAGTCATCACGGGACAGAACTCGCTGGTCCACACGCTGTTGACCGCCGGCCGCAACATCGGCGCGTTTTCGTCTGGGACAGAGGGCTTTTTCGAGCACTTCGGGACGCCCTACGAGATGGCTGAACACGAACTGGCGGCGACCCAGCGGATGCGGGAGATCGGCGTCAACGCTCCCGAGCCAATCGAGGCGTTCGAATACGATGGCATGGGTGTGCTGGTACTTGAATACATTCCCGACTTCGAGCCGCTGGACGACCTCCCGGCCGAAACCGTCGAGCAGCACAGTCCGACGGTGTTTGAATTCCTCCACCGGATGCACGAGGACGGCCTGGCCCACGGCGACTTCCGCTGTGAGAACGTGCTCGTGGCCCACGACGACCTCTACTTCATCGATGCCACAAGCGTCCGCGAAGCGGCGATCAGCGATGCTCGCGCCTATGACCTCGCGTGTGCGCTGGGCGCACTTGAGCCGCTCGTCGGTGCGCCGACCGCGGTCTCCGCCGCCGCACGCCACTACGATACGTCTGAGTTGCTGGCCGCGGAGGAGTTCCTCGATTTCGTCAACATCCGCCCGGACCACGACTTCGCCGCCGCAGAAATCCGCGGCGCCGTAGAAAAACGCGCCTGA
- a CDS encoding universal stress protein — protein sequence MTILVAIANDSVSPAVIDTAVRLADGLGEELYVVHLVDEDTADGTAMQLRDEMRDRFRDTNVVATVAIEHVGRSAMRSGTRIGNELLELAADVDVQHIVMGHEPKGLAGKIRDGDAAVSVIDAADVPVTVVPESPSDI from the coding sequence ATGACCATTCTCGTTGCAATTGCCAACGATTCAGTCTCTCCAGCAGTCATTGATACGGCGGTTCGACTCGCAGACGGACTCGGTGAGGAACTGTACGTCGTCCACCTCGTCGACGAAGACACCGCCGACGGCACGGCCATGCAACTCCGGGACGAGATGCGGGACCGGTTCCGTGACACCAATGTCGTGGCAACGGTCGCTATCGAACACGTCGGTCGGTCCGCAATGCGTTCGGGCACACGGATCGGCAACGAACTGCTCGAACTCGCGGCTGACGTGGACGTGCAACACATCGTCATGGGCCATGAGCCGAAGGGGCTGGCTGGCAAAATCCGCGACGGCGACGCGGCGGTTTCCGTCATCGACGCCGCCGACGTGCCGGTCACGGTCGTCCCAGAAAGCCCGTCCGACATCTGA
- a CDS encoding RNA-splicing ligase RtcB gives MVLELTGKHTTARVMVDDESLVESGCREQIETLIDHPAFTEPVRIMPDTHWGAGAPIGFTMPLGDRVVPNIVGVDVGCGMAATNLGPDLPLEDEERERRVREAVPMGRNVHDYDDAVHFVEEFPFERANRVFEQFDAAYAERFGEHIDPVEFDFDGYDEEYFESLCDRVLADQRQGMGYIIKSAGTLGGGNHFIEFGQARESGDYWLVIHSGSRYLGKSVAEYWQSTATDRRTIGEIREQIPEEYVEYLKFDPDTVESRDLYAWVTGGMGESYIRKERLRRELDGSEIEDAFDALGQVQDAIHSSDDEDRNTDLDWLEGREAHGYLVDMLFAQQYARWNRELMSDAVCDALGIDPVDRFQSIHNYIDFRDLTIRKGATPARDGQRLLVPFNMADGSIIARGKGNDAYHQTAPHGAGRVMSRRQAHSEVDMDEFAAAMDGIYSESVIEGVRDEAPMAYKDADAILSAIQPTAEVVEYIDAVHNLKATE, from the coding sequence GCAGATCGAGACGCTCATCGACCACCCGGCGTTCACTGAACCGGTGCGGATCATGCCGGACACGCACTGGGGAGCCGGCGCACCTATCGGCTTCACCATGCCGCTGGGCGACCGTGTCGTCCCGAACATCGTCGGCGTCGACGTTGGCTGTGGAATGGCCGCGACGAATCTCGGACCGGACCTCCCGCTGGAAGACGAAGAGCGCGAGCGGCGCGTCCGCGAGGCGGTTCCGATGGGGCGAAACGTTCACGACTACGACGACGCCGTCCACTTCGTCGAGGAGTTCCCGTTCGAGCGGGCTAACCGCGTCTTCGAGCAGTTCGATGCGGCCTACGCGGAGCGGTTCGGCGAACATATCGACCCCGTGGAGTTCGACTTCGACGGCTACGACGAGGAGTACTTCGAGTCGCTGTGTGACCGCGTGCTGGCAGACCAGCGCCAGGGCATGGGGTATATCATCAAGAGCGCGGGGACGCTGGGCGGCGGGAATCACTTTATCGAGTTCGGACAGGCACGCGAATCGGGCGACTACTGGCTGGTCATCCACAGCGGCTCCCGCTATCTGGGCAAGTCCGTCGCCGAATACTGGCAGTCGACGGCGACAGACCGCCGGACCATCGGCGAGATCCGCGAGCAGATTCCCGAGGAGTACGTCGAATACCTGAAGTTCGACCCGGACACCGTCGAATCCCGGGATCTCTACGCCTGGGTCACCGGCGGCATGGGCGAGTCCTACATCCGGAAGGAGCGCCTGCGCCGGGAACTCGACGGCTCCGAAATCGAGGACGCCTTCGACGCGCTCGGGCAGGTACAGGACGCGATTCACAGCAGCGACGACGAGGACCGAAACACGGACCTCGATTGGCTCGAAGGCCGCGAAGCCCACGGCTACCTCGTCGATATGCTGTTCGCCCAGCAGTACGCCCGCTGGAACCGCGAGCTGATGAGCGACGCCGTCTGTGACGCGCTGGGTATCGACCCCGTCGACCGCTTCCAGTCGATTCACAACTACATCGACTTCCGCGACCTCACCATCCGCAAGGGGGCGACCCCGGCCCGCGACGGCCAGCGGCTGCTGGTCCCGTTCAACATGGCCGATGGGTCGATTATCGCACGCGGGAAGGGTAACGATGCGTACCACCAGACAGCGCCACACGGCGCGGGTCGCGTGATGAGCCGTCGACAGGCCCACAGCGAGGTCGACATGGACGAGTTCGCCGCGGCGATGGACGGCATCTACTCGGAGTCCGTCATCGAAGGCGTCCGGGACGAAGCGCCGATGGCGTACAAGGACGCCGACGCGATTCTCTCGGCCATCCAGCCAACCGCCGAGGTCGTCGAGTACATCGACGCCGTCCACAATCTGAAGGCGACAGAGTAA